The genomic DNA tgtggctaatagagtatatatatgtattgtgtttatttactgttgtagtcattcccagctgaatatcaggtcacccccggctctcacagcatcttccctatctgaatagcttcaactccccactagtccttcacttgcactttactcatccacaaatctttcatcctcgctcaaattaatggggaaattgtcgctttctcggtccgaatctctctcacttcatgcggccatcattgtaaacaatagggaactttgcgtatatgttcaactgactacgtcacgctacttccggtaggggcaagccttttttttatcagataccaaaagttgcaatctttatcgtcgttgttctatactaaatcctttcagcaaaaatatggcaatatcgcgaaacgatcaagtatgacacatagaatagatctgctatccccgtttaaataaaaaaaaatcatttcagtaggcctttaacatagctaatacagacacttatgtcatgtgttgtcttcattataacacttatataagacttttaaagtcattttgatagtaggctaatatagctaatattgacacatcatgtgttgtcttcattataacacttaaataagacttttacagtcattttgatagtaggctaatatagacacatcatgtgttgtcttcattataacacttagataagacttttaaagtcattttgatagtaggctaatatagacacatcatgtgttgacttcattataacactcatatgaggcttttaattttttgcagctccagagtttatttttttattttttgtccaatatgactctttcaacattttgggttgcagacccctggtctaatgggACAGGAAAAAGTCAAGTTGGAGAAAATGTGGTAGTTTATAAATCATTTAATGCTTCTGTGTGGCTCGgaagcaaatgcgtcacggaccggtacaggTCCCCGGACCGCTGACCAATGATTTATATTGTATATCGACTACATTGCGCAACCCTAATACCGAGTCACAATTCATGCAGCGATGACCCGTGAGGCGTCAGCGTTCCCCCACATACTGTACAATGAAAGTTTTTGGCCCTGACCACTTTCGAAGCCAATTATTGGAACACATTCTCTGGAAAGgcaagtaaaattctggcaaccgagCAGCCAGTTTTTTAGTGTAATATATgcaaaaggggggaaaaaacttgtgataccgtttttccattgaaagtaaaaaaaaacccaatatcATTAAAAAATAGGGGTACAGTTTTTCtattttacagcaggggtgtgtcaaactcattttagatcaggggccacatggagaaaaacgtactccaaatgggccggactggtaaaatcacggcacgataacttaaaaataaagacaacttcagattgtttttctttgtttaaaaatagaacaagcacattctgaaaatgtacaaatcataaagtttttttgtttgtttttacacttacatggtgCGGTTAATAATGTCTTTGTCGTCAataatttctgaataaatgatgtaataacgttcatcagtcaactcattggtgttcattttcaatctatcgagataaaaaaatgtatagcaaaatcaaattacaggatgttatttatgtagtttgataattttcctcgactgatggtttattttgtacatatgtagcatcatctacaaagatacaaataatttatattgcgacatccagtggacacatttagaacagcagtttctttcattcaaaaatttcaggtacatttttatacttagccaaCTCATCCCGCggtccggataaaacctgttcgcgggcctgatccagcctggccgtacgtttgacacccctgatttacagtaatatgctgttacatacaaaccccgtttccatatgggttgggaaattgtgttagatgtaaatataaacggaatacaatgatttgcaaatcattttcaacccatattcagttgaatatgctacaaagacaacatatttgatgttcaaacagataaacattttttttttggaaataatcattaactttagaatttgatgccagcaacacgtgacaaagaagttgggaaaggtggcaataaatactgataaagttgaggaatgctcaaacacttatttggaacatcccacaggtgaacaggcaaattgggaacaggcgggtgccatgattggctataaaagtagattccatgaaatgctcagtcattcacaaacaaggatggggcgagggtcaccactttgtcaacaaatgcgtgagcaaattgttgaacagtttaagaaaaacctttctcaacctgctattgcaaggaatttagggatttcaccatctacggtccgtaatatcatcaaagggttcagagaatctgcagaaatcactgcacgtaagcagctaagcccgtgaccttcgatccctcaggctgtactgcatcaacaagcgacatcagtgtgtaaaggatatcaccacatgggctcaggaacacttcagaaacccactgtcagtaactacagttggtcgctacatctgtaagtggaagTTAACACtcttcctatgcaaggcgaaaaccgtttatcaacaacacccagaaacgtcgtcggcttcgctgggcctgagctcatctaagatggactgatacaaagtggaaaagtgttctgtggtctgacgagtccacatttcaaattgtttttggaaactgtgaatgtcgtgtcctccggaccaaagaggaaaagaaccatccggattgttataggtagtttcaagttgaaaagccagcatctgtgatggtgtgggggtgtattagtgcccaagacatgggtaacttacacatctgtgaaggcgccattaatgctgaaaggtacatacaggttttgtagcaacatatgttgccatccaagcaacgttaccatggacgcccctgcttatttcagcaagacaatgccaagccacgtgttacatcaatgtggcttcatagtaaaagagtgtgggtactagactggcctgcctgtagtccacacctgtctcccattgaaaatgtgtggcgcattatgaagcctaaaataccacaaaggagacccccggactgttgaacaacttaagttgtacatcaagcaagaatgggaaagaattccacctgagaagatgaaaaaatgtgtctcctcagttcccaaacgtttactgagtgttgttaaaaggaaaggccatgtaacacagtggtgaacatgccctttcccaactactttggcacgtgttgcagccatgatattctaagttaattattatttgaaaaaaaaaaataaagtttatgagtttgaacatcaaatatcttgtctttttagtgcattcaattgaatatgggttgaaaatgatttgcaaatcattgtattccgtttatatttacatctaacacaatttcccaactcatatggaaacggggtttgtaattttacagtacaattctgccagttttttttgtttttttttaccataaaatcgaCTGAACACTGATTTagagtgtaataataataacttacaaagcaattaaatgaCTTTTACGTTGCATAAAAGATGTGAACAAACCTGCTCTGTGTAGCAAAACTCGAGGTTTGATAACAGCATCCAGTAGTCCTTGTAGACGTCTGTGCTCCGCCATTGTcctagaaagttcctcctcgtactctgctacgGTTATTTCCAACATTCCAAATAGTTCTTCAGTAGTAACACGTAGTCGCTCTTCCATCATCATTTTTGCTTTTTCCAATTTGCACATTTTCGCCTCACACGAAAGCTGCGTGTGGCGCACTTCCGGCTTTATGTCCCCGCTCATGTTTGAAAACACAGCTGGCGAACACAAGAGTTAGTTTGAAAAAAAGTGAGAGACTAACTAATAACTAaagaccgttttttttttaagaaagcgACGACACGAAGTTAGCACCTCGTCCTTTCAAGGCAGCAGTGATGTGGCTAGCGACCGATCCCGTTCTTTGATGTGTGACGCGAGCTGCCTCTGTGACGTCACTGAGCAGCTGGCGGTTAGATTGAATTTTAACGGCAGGAACCcgctggcgctgttttgtactgtttttgtacttattttgattattattattcctcaattgtttgtaaatgtttgcaatttataaataaaggtttataaaataaaataaaataaaaaaacacatttaatggcAGGATGACGCAATGACTTGGACCCCATGTCCTATTAGTGTAGTTGTGTACAATAATGACTTtacaatatataaacaaatatatatattttaatcagTATTATTAATTTCACTATATATCGGTTTTCTTCAGCTACTCTAACTATTCTGTAAGTAACCTTTTTTTTCTTGTCTGTTTTTCTGTGAAACTTAAAGGGTACCTTTTTGaagattgtatttattattattgcaatatatttattattatttaaaggaaaactgcacttttttttggaacaatacaagttaaaagttaaagtaccaataataagGGTGAgcttatcctctgcatttgacccatccccttgtttacaccctgggaggtgaggggagcagtgagcaacagcggtggccgcgcccgggaatcatctttggtgatttaacccccaattccaacccttgatgctgagtgccaagcagggaggtaatgggtgccatttttatagtttttggtatgactcggccaggggtttgaactcacgacctacccatcgcAGGGCGGACACCCGAACCACTacaccactgagcaggttatctcTACTTAtatgatgtttttctttttttatgcattctacctAAAATACGACAATGCAAGCCCGTCTAAAACACATCTAAAAAGCGCTATCGATACtacatttacatcttgtgacctgaatattaaagtATTCGTGTCATTGTTACTATAAGAGCTAacgctgaggaactacttttagcggtgccGTGAGCATAACATCTCAGCTagtaaaaatgcattatttgtAATAAATCAAGCCATTCATCtgtatagtacaggggtcggcaacccaacatgttgaaagagccattttagaccaaaaatacaaaaaacaaatctgtctggagccacaaaaattaaaagccttatgcaAGTGTTAGGCAACACAttgagttggggttagggttggataACTCCTAGAAATTACTTGCTTAAAAACGGCCAAaggtatttagatgtgtgtgcctagttaaaggaaaggacaggctgtcttcttttaatggatttattacaatctttgcaagctgggcaaCGATTGCTGTGATCTGGAACgacatggtaacatttgctgtagTCTTGGAACGACATCGCACACTATCAGAaatacagccaatattacatacagatataatgtgtcatgagacgtgcaaatatacattaaatacacagaagacacaagtaaaggaaattaaattacctcaaatatacctacaaacgaggcataatgatgcaatatgtacacacagctagcctaaatagcatgttagcatggattattaacactacacacaagtcaataacatcaacaaagctcacctttttgcattcacgcacagcataaaatgtttggacaaaatgagacaaagaaagagtgacATAAAACACGCCTTTCTGTGGCAGCTACGGAGAAAGTTGTTAatgtaaaccaactacggtgagttcaaggaccgccaaaattagtgggacaaaatggcactggccaaatactctcatcagtgaagcataaacacaaacatattaaacaatgGGCTTTCTAACATTTAGGAAAGTTTGTGGTATGTAGAAATATTATTAAAACAAGAAAtatatttcccccccatctttttccatttttggaaaagctccagggagccactagggcggtgctaaagagctgtATGCGGTATAGTATATGGacgtggccataaaccgagaagttggtcaactttgacattcaacttagacacAAAAATGGTGAGAAGACACGAAAAGACCCTCGTTAGTGGCGCTTTTTTTAACCCTAGGCAGAAAGTTGAAACCGTTTTAAGTTGGAAAAATAAGTGAAAATAAGTATTTCTTATCAaagtcactttctgaccgtcatgaatcattaaaatgttttttgaagtaTTTCTTTGTGACGCCATTATTTTTTGTCCGCTTTCAGCCACTTGGTTgtgttaaagtcctactgaaattaattttttttatttaaacggggatagcagatccattgtatgtgtcatacttgatcatttcgcgatattgctatatttttgctgaaaggatttagtatagaacaacgacgataaagttcgcaacttttggtctctgataaaaaaaagccttgcccctaccggaagtagcgtgacgtagtcagttgatcacctcctcatattttcctattgttttcaacgcagctagagcgattcggaccgagaaagcgacgattaccccattaatttgagcgaggatgaaagatttgtggatgaggaacgttagagtgacggactagaatgcagtgaaagacatatcttttttcgctctgaccgtaacttaggtacaagggctcattggattccacactctcccctttttctattgtgaatcacggatttgtattttaaaccacctcggatactatatcctcttgaaaatgagagtcgagaacgcgaaatggacattcacagtgacttttatctccacgacaatacatcggcgaagctctttagctactgagctaacgtgatagcatctggctcaaatgcagatagaaacaaaaaataaataaatccctgactggaaggatagacagaagatcaacaatactattaaaccatggacatgtaaatacacggttaataattctcagcctgtcaaagcttaacaatgctgttgctaacgacaccgaagctaacttagcaactaagcaaccagacctcacagagctatgataaaaacattagcgctccacctacgccagccagccctcatctgctcatcaacacccatgctcacctgcgttccagcgatcgacggcgcgacgaaggacttcacccgatcacagatgcggttggcggctagcatcggctagcgcgtctgctatccaagtaagtcctccttgttgtgttgctacagccagccgctatacaccgatcccacctacaatctccattgttcattaaacaaattgcaaaagattcaccaacacagatatccacaatactgtggaattatgaaatgaaaacagagctttttgtattggcctcaatgggggagccatacctctgttctactggctacgtcacgcgcatacgtcatcatccaaaggagttttcaactggaagtttagcgggaaatttaaaattgcactttataaattaatccggccgtattggcatgtgttgcaatgttaagattttatcattgatatataaactatcagattgcgtggtcggtagtagtgggtttcagtaggcctttaaagatgttgTCTTGTGGCATTTGCATTTTTTGTGACCTTCCCCGGCCACCatagttcccagattgcaaaggaaaccacgccccaccctcttCAAAAGTGTCATCatatatcttttgaaaatgtacactgtttatgcATTTATCGTGAAGTTGTAAACACATGTTTTCCCTATACAGGGTTGAAAATAAACTCCACAaacatatagattcacccggtcacaacaggcggtacacctgcacactgacCAGCTTTTATCTTATGGCTATTTCTAATCACTGTACAGGACTAAGAATATGTGTAAACCCCAAGTGTCCTAAATATAGTGCAAGGGTCAACTTTTTTAGAAAAGAGGAACTAACCTCAGATatgaataatattataataatactttTAGTTAGCTACACATCCTATAGTTTAAATTAGTTACACAAATTCCTCTCAGTGATTGTTTGGACTGGCACAATTCTTCATTGCTTCTTTTTCCTGGACTTGCCTCACCTTTGTGAGGACTCGTTCGACCGTGGACTCTCACCCTGTCGACCTGTCCGCTCCACTGACTTTAAGATGAGCGAAGAATATTTGATCGGGGCTCACTTTTGGCAGACACTTCCTTGCGGAGCCACCCGCAGCTTTCATACTAGATCGACAGATTTTTGTTAGCGTGATACGAGCGCTGCGACGTAGTGCCTGTGTTAAAATAAATCTTGCTAAATCTCGGAAAGACCCGGCCACGGactgttacaaaaaagaaagtgGATAGAGTCTTATGGTGTTATAACACACATGGCAAGACCCGAGAAGTTTGACTTCGCGGTGACGTCACAACATAAACCCTGCGAACACAGGCATCCAAAACTGGGTGCAAGCTCACGCAAAAATTgcatgaagttaaagttaaagtaccactgatagtcgcacacacactaggtgtggtgaaattgcccTCTgtatttgactcatccccttgttccacctcctgagaggtgaggggagcagtgagcagcatgaTTTGAGGCTTTcgcattgtttaacacaagtataCAACATTTGAACAACATGGTTATGATTAGTTTCTTTcagttttttagggcattacggcaaatgatgagggcggtcgcggcttttgccgcagttgccgtggttaaaggcctactgaaatgaaatgtttttatataaacggggatagcagatccattctatgtgtcatacttgatcacttTGCgatatattgccatttttttgctgaaaggatttagtagagaacaacgacgataaagttcgcaacttttggtcgctgataaaaaaaagccttgcccctatcggaagtagcgtgacgtcacaggatggagggctgctcacatttccctattgtttacaatgcagcgagagagattcggacagagaaagcgacgattaccccattaatttgagcgaggatgaaagatttgtggataaggaacgtgagagtgaaggactagaatgcagtgcaggacgtatctttttttgctctgaccgtaacttaggtacaagggttcattggattccacactttctcctttttctattgtggatcacggatttgtattttaaaccacctcggatactatatcctcttgaaaatgagagtcgagaacgcaaaatggacattcacagtgacttttatttccatgacaatacatcggtgaagctctttagctactgagctaatgtgatagcatcgggctcaaatgcagatagaaacaaaataaataaaccactgactggaaggatggacagaaaatcaacaatactattaaaccgtggacatgtaaatacacggttaataatttccagcttggcgaagcttaaaaatgctgttgctaacgacgccattgaagctaacttagcaacgggacctcacagagctatgataaaaacattagctatcctccTACGCCAgttagccctcatctgctcatcaacacccgtgctcacctgcgttccagcgatcgacggaaggacaaaggatttcacccgatcatccgtgtggtcatcagcggctagcgtcggctagcgcgtctgctatccaagtcaaagtcctcctggttgtgttgctagagccagccgctaatacaccgatcccacctacaactttcttctttgccgtctccattgttcattaaacaaattgcaaaagattcaccaacacagatgtccagaatactgtggaattatgagatgaaaacagagcttttttgtattggattcaatggtgtaccaatacttccgtttaactagtgacgtcacgcgcatacgtcatcatacatagacgtttttcaaccggaagtttaacgggaaatttaaaattgcactttataagttaacccggccgtattggcatgtgttgcaatgttaagatttcatcattgatatataaactatcagactgcgtggtcggtagtagtgggtttcagtaggcctttaaattcgaGCCTTGACCACATGTTTAAGGGTGTGGAATATATTTCAATTCCACTTGGTGTCACTATTGTgtttagaaaatgaattattaatctacttgttcatttactgttaatatctgcttactttctcttttaacatgttctatctacacttctgttaaaatgtaataatcacttactcttctgtttgatactttacattagttttggatgatatcacaaatttgggtatcaattcgataccaaatcgttacaggatcatacattggtcatattcaaagtcctcatgtgtccagggacatattttctgagtttaaaaacaaaatatgaacttaaaaaaaacgaaaaaagattttgtgacggttaaaaatattgatgtgatcatagtagtatcgactagatacgctgttgtacttggtatcattacagtggatgttaggtgtagatccaccaatgacgtttgtttacattttgacgccggtgagctacagtgtgtagtgaagcatgtttagctattcttcgtcctgcagggatgatacttgtaagaaacttactgtcagggtgtgttggtgacgaaccccaagatgcagagatgacgaTAGGCATTGAGGGggaaaacattatttaatgtccaaaaatataaagaaaaaacacaaaccaggatctaggaacaggaaacaggatgccagggaatcaggaactggaagacgaggaacaaaaagacagcaagctaCAAACCGCTACAGAATATAGTTTACCGCTACCGCATCCAGCTAAACTGACATCGACACGACAGGTCGGAACGACAAtaatccagccctgactggaggggaaggcaggttcaaatagcatctggctgattgacaccaggtgtggcccggtgccaatcagccacatctgaggggaaaaagcactcagggatacaagcaggaaatgaagacaaaataaaagcactgacaggaaactaagacaaacgcaaccaaactgtcaggggcaacCCTGACACTTACTTTatctgtcgccatggaggcgaggattagtgatttaggagTATCCACAACACTGCAAAATGCGGATGGACTTAAGCCGCTGGCTAGCTAGCCAGGTcttaagcacctcttcctgtgggcgtttcagtgttacaacttcacctttatcgttagtttttaagctaaaatacgtccgttctcccttttctgtcaacacactgtgtctgcttgtaagtactgacctgataataatcagaatcagaaatactttaataatccccgtggggaaaccagccacttctacacacagccataaaagtaaaacaacaacaaaaacatatacactttGGTGGCCTGGGgcgggtggggggagcatggccagagacaggagcagacccaacaaagcaacaaacTGAATACAATACAAGTCAATACGTGAACCTTCAAGTTACAAATGaacggtttctctccagtgtatGTTCTCATTTTTCTCTTTTTGGAGTTAATCTTTTAGGGCAAATCGAGCAGGAAAAATTTATTCTCTGCCGTGTGTGTGGTCAAATTATACTttatggagaaactcttcttGCAAACAGAGCAGGTAAAAGGTTTCTCGCCAGTGTGTAATATCGAGTTTGCTTTAATCTTCATCTTTCAGCACAATCTGAACACAAAAATGGTTTCTTCTCTCTTCTTGTATGTGTTTTCAGTGTACCCTTTAATGTGAACTTTTTGCAACACACATTACAACTTAACAGTTTCTCCCCAGCATGCGTTCTCATGTGTATCATGGCGTGATGTTTACTTTTGAATCTTTCATTGCAAAGCCAGCAGGGGAATTTCATCTCCATGTGTGATCGCGTGTGTGTGGTCATAGCATTCTTTGTGTAGAAACTCTTCTGGCAAACTGAGCAAGCGAAAGGTTTTGCTACAGTGTGTGTTCTCTTGTACGTTGTCAAAAGACTCCTGTGTCTAAATGAGCTCCCGCAGTCAAAGTGTTTGCAGTAGGTATGATCTCTCAcatcacgtttagagtcacgtgTACTCTCCAAAGGTTTTAGGATGTCGTCACTGTGATTGCTCTCAGAAGAGTCTGACATCATGCCGCCTATatctgacagtggagcaaagatgctgtctggttctgaGTTTATATCTTCACCATGCTCTCCATCTGCAATGTGTTGAGTTAGAAGCTCCGCCCCTCTGCACTGATCGCTCTCAGAAGAGTCTGACATCATGCCGTCTATatctgacagtggagcaaagatgggGTCTGGTTCTGAGTTTATATCTTCACAAAGCTCTCCATCTGCAATGTGTTGAGTTAGAAGCTCCGCCCCTCTGCActcctcactttgactgtgatgaagctgtgaaaACTGAGCCTCAttgtcatcatcatcctcctcctcctccaaccTTTGAGTCTGCTCCCACGTTTTCTCCTTTTCCTCTGTGAGGTTGGGCTCTCGCTCCTTTTCCCCCACAGTGGAGCGCCACTCCTGCTGCTGAGATGGAATCTCTTCTGGACTCTTTACCGACACATGCTGGTTGTCTgtagaacaacaaaaacaaattagGTGTTATTTTAGTTTGCAGCGCTTACGCCAACTAATAACTGAATTAATTATGCTGCATATTATGAAcattaatgaaaatgttttgtTGGGAACATCAGGCCtccaattttaactttttaaggtcaaggcaagtgtggCCTTAAAAGAGGGCTCATATtgtagggcaccaaggcaaacattattttcttttgagACAGGGGCTCTaaagcgcatatatatatatatatatatatatatatatatatatatatatatatatatatatatatatatatatatatatatattagggcttcaacaactaatcgattaaaatcgattattaaaatagttgccgattaatttagtcatcaattcgttggatctatgctatgcgcagtttttgttttgttttttgttaaaacaaatttttttaaaaataaacctttatttataaactgcaacatttacaaacagctgagaaacaataatcaaaataagtatggtgcaagtatgctgtttttttccaataaaatactggataggatagaaatgtagttggtctcttttatccggttattaatcgaagtaataatcgacagattaatcgatgatcaaattaattgttagttgcagccccaatatatatatatatatatatatatatatatatatatatatatatatatatatatatatatatatatatatatatatatatatatatatatatatatatatatatatatatatatatatatatatatatatatatatatatatactttgggttgt from Entelurus aequoreus isolate RoL-2023_Sb linkage group LG27, RoL_Eaeq_v1.1, whole genome shotgun sequence includes the following:
- the LOC133644162 gene encoding zinc finger protein 774-like yields the protein MCKVKQLRMLMEQRLNSVIEEIFGVLERTIAEYEEELSRTKEKTNRQQKLLDAVFKPRVVLRKADNQHVSVKSPEEIPSQQQEWRSTVGEKEREPNLTEEKEKTWEQTQRLEEEEDDDDNEAQFSQLHHSQSEECRGAELLTQHIADGELCEDINSEPDPIFAPLSDIDGMMSDSSESDQCRGAELLTQHIADGEHGEDINSEPDSIFAPLSDIGGMMSDSSESNHSDDILKPLESTRDSKRDVRDHTYCKHFDCGSSFRHRSLLTTYKRTHTVAKPFACSVCQKSFYTKNAMTTHTRSHMEMKFPCWLCNERFKSKHHAMIHMRTHAGEKLLSCNVCCKKFTLKGTLKTHTRREKKPFLCSDCAER